One part of the Cellvibrionales bacterium genome encodes these proteins:
- the nirB gene encoding nitrite reductase large subunit, with protein sequence MQQEKIVVVGNGMVGHHFVEQIMNDGRYAITVIGAEPRPAYDRVHLSAVFDGSTPADLALATREAYEAAGIEGIFGEAVTAIDRESKTVITALGRKFSYDKLVLATGSYPFVPPVPGHDHKHCFVYRTIDDLGNIRAAAKNAKTGVVVGGGLLGLEAANALRNLGLETHVVQFSAQLMDAQVDADGGAILRSKIEELGIRVHVNKNTVKISEQKKTGILQMQFADGETLDTDLIVFSAGVRPDDALAKAADLKMGERGGIMIDYHCKTSDSDIFAIGECALWGGKLFGLVAPGYQMAKVAADALQGGELCFNGADMSTKLKLLGVDVGSIGDAHARTPGSKSYRIVDEHKGIYKKVVVNEDATKVLGGVLIGDNSDYDTLLQYMLNEIAIPGSPLALIAPAGENKPVLGASALPMTATICSCLNVSKQNICDSIAAGCCSLADVKAETKASSGCGGCAALLKNVVETELAARGVEVNKSICEHFAHTRQELFHIVKVNGYTTFEEVVRFHGKGHGCDICKPTIGSILASLNNAYVLSNKLVPLQDTNDTFLANMQKDGTFSVVPRMAGGEVTPDGLIAVGQVAKKYNLYTKITGGQRVDLFGARVHELPLIWKELIDAGFETGHAYGKSVRTVKSCVGSTWCRYGVQDSVGMAIQLENRYKGLRSPHKLKFAVSGCTRECAEAQSKDIGVIATEKGWNLYVCGNGGMRPRHAELFATDLDDETLIQYIDRLLMFYVETADRLQRTSVWRENLEGGLEYLQAVVIKDSLGIANQLEARMAHIAATYQCEWKTTVEDPEKLKRFRSFINEPSALDENIVFVSERGQPRPATAAEKSANRIAAKELAV encoded by the coding sequence ATGCAACAAGAGAAAATCGTGGTAGTGGGCAACGGCATGGTGGGTCACCACTTTGTTGAGCAAATAATGAACGACGGGCGCTACGCGATTACCGTCATCGGTGCTGAACCGCGTCCCGCTTACGACCGCGTTCATTTATCGGCTGTATTTGATGGCAGCACGCCCGCCGATTTAGCACTGGCTACACGCGAAGCGTATGAGGCCGCCGGCATTGAGGGCATTTTTGGCGAAGCGGTTACGGCAATTGATCGCGAAAGCAAAACAGTTATCACCGCATTAGGTAGAAAGTTTTCTTATGACAAATTGGTGCTCGCCACCGGTTCTTATCCCTTTGTGCCACCCGTGCCGGGGCATGACCACAAACACTGCTTCGTCTACCGCACGATAGACGATCTCGGCAATATTCGCGCCGCTGCCAAAAACGCCAAAACAGGCGTTGTGGTCGGTGGTGGTCTACTGGGTTTAGAAGCCGCGAATGCACTGCGCAACCTCGGCCTCGAAACCCATGTTGTGCAATTTTCGGCACAACTGATGGACGCACAAGTTGATGCTGATGGCGGCGCTATTTTGCGCAGCAAGATTGAAGAACTCGGCATCCGTGTACATGTCAACAAAAACACCGTAAAAATTTCCGAGCAGAAAAAAACTGGCATATTGCAAATGCAATTTGCCGATGGCGAAACGCTAGACACTGACCTCATCGTTTTTTCAGCGGGCGTGCGCCCAGACGATGCACTCGCCAAAGCTGCCGATCTAAAAATGGGCGAGCGCGGCGGCATCATGATTGATTACCACTGCAAAACCAGCGACTCCGATATTTTTGCCATTGGTGAATGTGCACTGTGGGGCGGAAAATTATTCGGCTTGGTCGCGCCAGGCTATCAAATGGCCAAAGTTGCCGCTGACGCACTGCAAGGTGGCGAATTGTGTTTCAACGGTGCGGACATGAGCACCAAATTAAAATTGCTTGGAGTGGATGTTGGCTCTATCGGTGATGCACATGCGCGCACACCGGGCAGTAAAAGTTATCGCATTGTGGATGAACACAAAGGCATCTATAAAAAAGTCGTCGTCAACGAAGACGCCACCAAAGTATTGGGCGGCGTGTTAATTGGCGACAACAGCGATTACGACACACTGCTGCAATACATGCTGAATGAAATTGCGATTCCCGGCAGCCCACTCGCCTTGATTGCTCCCGCCGGTGAAAACAAACCGGTACTCGGCGCATCTGCACTGCCAATGACCGCTACGATTTGTTCTTGTCTCAATGTCAGCAAACAAAATATCTGCGACAGCATTGCTGCCGGCTGCTGTTCGCTTGCTGATGTTAAAGCCGAAACCAAAGCCAGCAGCGGTTGCGGCGGCTGCGCGGCACTGCTGAAAAATGTGGTGGAAACTGAACTCGCTGCGCGCGGCGTGGAAGTGAATAAATCCATTTGCGAACACTTCGCGCACACACGCCAAGAACTGTTCCACATTGTTAAAGTAAACGGCTATACCACTTTCGAAGAAGTGGTGCGTTTTCACGGCAAAGGCCACGGCTGCGATATTTGCAAACCAACCATTGGCTCCATACTTGCTTCACTGAACAACGCGTATGTGTTGTCAAATAAATTAGTGCCGCTGCAAGACACCAACGACACTTTTCTCGCCAATATGCAAAAAGACGGCACCTTTTCTGTGGTGCCACGCATGGCCGGAGGCGAAGTCACGCCCGATGGTTTGATCGCTGTCGGTCAAGTCGCAAAAAAATACAATCTCTACACCAAAATCACCGGCGGTCAGCGCGTGGATTTATTCGGCGCGCGCGTGCACGAACTGCCACTGATTTGGAAAGAATTGATTGATGCCGGTTTTGAAACCGGTCATGCCTATGGAAAATCGGTACGCACAGTAAAATCTTGCGTCGGTTCCACATGGTGCCGCTACGGCGTGCAAGATTCTGTCGGCATGGCGATTCAATTGGAAAATCGTTACAAAGGTTTGCGCTCGCCGCATAAATTAAAATTTGCGGTTTCTGGTTGCACGCGCGAATGCGCTGAAGCGCAGAGCAAAGACATCGGCGTCATCGCCACCGAAAAAGGTTGGAATTTGTATGTGTGCGGCAACGGCGGCATGCGCCCGCGTCACGCTGAATTATTTGCCACCGATCTCGATGATGAAACACTGATCCAATACATTGATCGCTTGTTGATGTTCTATGTCGAAACGGCCGACCGCCTGCAACGCACCTCGGTGTGGCGTGAAAATCTCGAAGGCGGCCTCGAATATCTGCAAGCCGTTGTCATCAAAGATTCACTTGGTATTGCCAACCAACTGGAAGCGCGCATGGCGCACATCGCCGCCACTTATCAGTGCGAATGGAAAACCACGGTCGAAGATCCGGAAAAACTGAAACGCTTCCGCTCCTTCATCAACGAGCCAAGCGCGCTGGATGAAAACATTGTGTTTGTCAGCGAACGCGGCCAACCGCGCCCCGCTACTGCCGCTGAAAAATCCGCCAACCGTATCGCTGCCAAGGAGCTAGCCGTATGA
- the nirD gene encoding nitrite reductase small subunit NirD: MSNVIAMQPKAEWQEICSLDDLVAYSGISARVNGVQIALFYVPDAEPSVYALDNWCPAANANVLARGIVGDINGELVVASPLYKEHFSLTTGQCLEKALQVRVWPVAIHNGTVSVAV, encoded by the coding sequence ATGAGTAATGTCATCGCCATGCAACCCAAAGCCGAATGGCAGGAAATCTGCAGCCTCGACGACCTCGTTGCCTATTCCGGTATCAGCGCCCGCGTCAACGGCGTGCAGATCGCGCTGTTCTATGTGCCGGATGCGGAGCCTAGCGTCTACGCGCTCGACAATTGGTGCCCCGCCGCCAATGCCAATGTGCTGGCGCGCGGTATCGTCGGTGATATCAACGGCGAGCTGGTGGTTGCCTCCCCGCTCTACAAAGAACATTTCTCACTGACTACGGGGCAATGTTTGGAGAAAGCGCTGCAAGTGCGCGTATGGCCGGTGGCGATACACAACGGCACGGTATCTGTCGCGGTGTAA
- the hmpA gene encoding NO-inducible flavohemoprotein gives MLSEKTIQIVKSTAPILQEHGETLTRHFYKRMFSHNPEVAPFFNQAHQGAGNQQRALAGAIAAYAANIDNLEVLGGAVELIAQKHASLMIKAEQYPIVGENLLASIREVLGAGATDDIINAWAEAYGFLADILIGREKQIYAENAQKTGGWEGFKSLRVVRKEKESSNITSFYLANTDGAPLPAFKPGQYVTVRMATPNGSTTMRNYSLSDKPGQDYFRISVKREVPPAANTPAGYVSNQLHDNIDVGSTLEIAPPCGEFFLDVSEKHARPLVLLAAGVGITPINSILLTALDAFPEREIVLVHAVLNPEVQAFRASFDALAQKHKNLKVYYRYSDAAPVSAANASNGFVTAEYLESLLSGRDADYFFCGPQPFMVALYHGLMQWGIPASQVHFEFFGPRQELEKQPA, from the coding sequence ATGCTCAGTGAAAAAACCATCCAGATCGTTAAATCTACCGCCCCCATCCTGCAAGAACACGGCGAAACGCTGACTCGCCATTTCTACAAACGCATGTTCAGCCACAATCCCGAAGTGGCACCGTTCTTTAACCAAGCTCACCAAGGCGCGGGCAACCAACAGCGCGCCTTGGCTGGTGCTATCGCCGCTTATGCTGCCAACATTGATAACTTGGAAGTGCTGGGCGGCGCGGTCGAGCTGATCGCACAAAAACACGCTTCACTCATGATCAAAGCTGAACAATATCCCATTGTCGGCGAAAACCTGTTGGCCTCTATTCGCGAAGTGTTGGGCGCAGGCGCAACCGATGACATCATCAATGCGTGGGCTGAAGCCTACGGCTTTTTGGCTGATATTTTGATCGGTCGCGAAAAGCAAATTTACGCAGAAAATGCACAGAAAACTGGCGGTTGGGAAGGTTTCAAATCGCTGCGTGTGGTTCGCAAAGAAAAAGAAAGCAGCAACATCACTTCCTTCTATTTGGCCAATACCGATGGCGCGCCACTGCCCGCGTTCAAGCCAGGACAGTACGTCACCGTGCGCATGGCCACACCGAACGGCTCCACTACTATGCGCAACTACAGCCTCTCCGACAAACCCGGTCAGGATTACTTCCGCATCAGCGTAAAACGCGAAGTGCCACCAGCGGCCAACACACCGGCTGGCTATGTTTCCAATCAACTGCACGACAACATTGATGTCGGCAGCACGCTAGAAATCGCGCCACCTTGCGGCGAGTTTTTCCTTGATGTCAGCGAAAAACACGCGCGTCCTTTGGTGCTACTGGCTGCGGGTGTTGGCATCACGCCCATCAACAGCATTCTGCTCACTGCGTTGGATGCATTCCCTGAGCGCGAAATTGTGTTGGTACACGCCGTGTTGAATCCTGAAGTGCAAGCATTCCGCGCTTCTTTTGATGCACTGGCGCAAAAACACAAAAATCTGAAAGTTTATTACCGCTACAGCGATGCAGCGCCCGTCAGCGCAGCCAATGCCAGTAACGGTTTTGTGACTGCCGAATATTTGGAATCACTGCTCTCCGGACGCGATGCCGATTACTTTTTCTGCGGCCCGCAGCCCTTCATGGTCGCGCTGTATCACGGCTTGATGCAGTGGGGCATTCCCGCTTCGCAAGTGCATTTCGAGTTCTTCGGCCCGCGACAAGAACTGGAAAAACAACCGGCGTAA
- a CDS encoding CopG family ribbon-helix-helix protein produces the protein MSTTMTIRLEPAVKDRLDQLAAATHRSKSYLAAEAIAEYISLNEWQIKEIHTAIKEADAGNFASQAEVDAVAQKWSMHAS, from the coding sequence ATGTCCACTACAATGACCATCCGCTTGGAGCCCGCCGTCAAAGATCGACTAGATCAACTGGCTGCAGCCACCCATCGCAGCAAATCCTACTTGGCGGCAGAAGCGATTGCCGAGTACATCAGCCTCAATGAATGGCAGATCAAGGAAATCCATACAGCTATCAAGGAGGCTGATGCGGGCAATTTTGCGTCACAGGCAGAGGTTGATGCAGTTGCCCAGAAGTGGAGTATGCATGCAAGTTAG
- a CDS encoding type II toxin-antitoxin system RelE/ParE family toxin, producing the protein MQVRWLKKALGNLDGEATYIAQDNPVAAQKVAQTIMDTVALLADQPAMGAPGRITGTRELVVPDTRYLIPYRVKNGQVEILRVFHTSRKPPEQW; encoded by the coding sequence ATGCAAGTTAGGTGGCTCAAGAAAGCGCTGGGCAATCTTGATGGTGAAGCCACCTACATTGCGCAAGACAACCCCGTCGCCGCACAGAAAGTGGCGCAAACAATCATGGACACCGTAGCGTTACTGGCGGACCAACCCGCGATGGGAGCACCCGGTCGAATTACTGGTACGCGAGAGTTGGTTGTTCCCGATACGCGCTATTTAATTCCGTACCGCGTCAAAAACGGGCAGGTTGAAATTCTTCGCGTATTCCACACATCCAGAAAACCACCTGAACAATGGTAG
- the queC gene encoding 7-cyano-7-deazaguanine synthase QueC, translating to MSVGAEATAEKKAVVLVSGGLDSATVLAMAAAQGYSCYTLAFDYGQRHRSELAAAEKVSMVGSAVAHKVVTLDLSTIGGSALTDSSIAVPTDVSEGIPVTYVPARNTVFLSIALGWAEVLDARDIFIGVNAVDYSGYPDCRPAYIEAFQTLANLATKAGVEGRTITIHAPLLQLTKAAIIQQGVQLNVNYAQTVSCYQADSTGAACGACDSCRLRREGFQQAGVADPTRYQ from the coding sequence ATGAGCGTGGGCGCTGAGGCGACTGCAGAAAAAAAAGCCGTGGTGTTGGTGTCGGGCGGTTTGGATTCAGCCACCGTGTTGGCAATGGCGGCAGCGCAGGGTTACAGCTGTTACACGCTGGCGTTTGATTACGGGCAGCGACACCGTTCTGAGCTGGCTGCAGCAGAAAAAGTATCAATGGTTGGCAGTGCGGTGGCGCACAAAGTTGTAACGCTGGATCTCTCCACCATCGGCGGCTCGGCGCTAACCGATAGCAGTATTGCGGTACCCACCGATGTCAGCGAAGGCATACCGGTGACCTATGTGCCGGCGCGCAACACAGTGTTTTTGTCGATTGCTCTCGGTTGGGCAGAAGTGCTGGATGCGCGCGATATTTTTATCGGTGTGAATGCGGTGGATTACTCTGGCTACCCTGATTGCCGCCCTGCCTATATTGAAGCGTTTCAGACGCTGGCGAATCTCGCCACCAAGGCCGGCGTAGAGGGGCGCACGATCACCATCCACGCGCCGCTGCTGCAACTGACCAAGGCGGCAATCATTCAGCAAGGCGTGCAGTTGAATGTGAATTACGCGCAGACCGTGTCGTGTTATCAAGCGGATAGTACAGGCGCAGCGTGCGGTGCTTGTGATAGTTGTCGTTTGCGCCGTGAAGGGTTTCAGCAGGCGGGTGTTGCCGATCCCACGCGCTATCAATGA
- the queE gene encoding 7-carboxy-7-deazaguanine synthase QueE, with amino-acid sequence MRISEIFYSLQGEARTVGLPTVFVRLTGCPLRCVYCDTAYAFEGGQSMTVDAIVQAVAAHKPRYVTVTGGEPLAQPNVHALLKQLCDAGYEVSLETGGAMAIDEVDVRVSRVVDLKTPASGELARNRYENIAQLNRHDQIKFVLCDRADYEWARLQIDQYQLHEKVGEVLFSPSFDQLNYRDLADWIVADNLPVRMQLQLHKIIWGDERGR; translated from the coding sequence TTGCGCATCAGCGAGATTTTTTATTCGCTGCAAGGCGAGGCACGCACGGTGGGTTTGCCTACGGTGTTTGTGCGTTTGACTGGCTGCCCGCTGCGCTGTGTGTATTGCGATACCGCTTACGCATTTGAAGGCGGGCAGTCGATGACAGTCGATGCCATTGTGCAAGCTGTGGCGGCGCACAAGCCGCGCTATGTCACCGTAACGGGCGGCGAGCCACTTGCGCAGCCCAATGTGCACGCACTATTAAAACAATTGTGTGATGCAGGTTACGAAGTCTCGTTGGAAACCGGCGGCGCAATGGCGATTGATGAAGTCGATGTGCGCGTATCGCGCGTGGTGGATTTGAAAACGCCCGCATCGGGTGAACTGGCGCGCAATCGCTACGAAAATATTGCGCAGTTAAATCGCCACGATCAAATTAAATTTGTGTTGTGTGATCGTGCTGATTATGAATGGGCTCGCCTGCAAATCGACCAGTACCAGTTGCATGAAAAAGTGGGCGAGGTGTTGTTCTCGCCATCGTTTGATCAGTTAAATTATCGTGATTTAGCGGATTGGATCGTGGCAGATAATTTACCCGTGCGCATGCAATTGCAATTACACAAAATTATTTGGGGAGATGAGCGTGGGCGCTGA